The genomic stretch atggttaaaatggcaactTTTATGGTATGTATATTTCATCacaactagaaaaagagaaaaaggtcgTGCTGCGGTCATTCCCCACTCATCTTGCTTCTCCAGGCCATTCATAGGATAAGGACAAAGGCTTTGatgagcattaaaaaaagatCATTGAGGGGAAGGTATAAACAGGCCGTCAAATTAAAAGTGACACTTCTCCATGAGCCCACAATTTCTCAGCAAAGTAAAATCTGCTGATCTGGAAAATGCCAGTTCCATACATAAACTACTTATTTTTTCTGGGTGGGGTGTAAAATAACTGTTAAAACTCTGAAAGATATCATATGGTGctaaagaaagggggaaaaaaaagagttcttttttgttgttgttgttactcaAGGAACAattaggtcttttaaaaaaaattaaggtgccattaagagaaaaatttcagAAGTGTCTAGAAGATATATCcaacatggaaaagaaagttgaaaagataaataaaatgagcattCCTTTAGCTATATTTGGTGGAGTCCAGCAGAGTAAAAAATTCCAGCTAGGCAGCATTGAGACATAGTTTATTAATGTAGTTTCCCCCACAGCAGGACATAGAAAGAGAAATTGGTAAaacaatcacattaaaaaattatgactGCTACATTTGATCTTTATGACTACATAGCAAAGGAACTGTCCTTTTGAGTCGTCCTTGGGCCATGTTGAGGCGGAGAtgcaaagcatttttttccctccaaagccCCACAACGACACTATTTGCTCACGCATGGTCAGAACAGACTGAAAGTTATACCTCACATTTAGGGGATTTTAAAGGTGTTTATAAAAAGGCCCTATAAAAGATTTCGAGCAGGTCTCCCaattacattttgaagaaaaactgcttcagtcttttgtttttaaagagtgcACAAAATTGAAATCTGTATTTCCTGTCTGGAAAAAACTGTCATAGGTGGTAAATTGGGTACAGGTGGAATTTCCCTGGAATCTTAGATCTAGGATATAAGGAGCTTACTGATCATCTAATCCAGTGTTTCGCACAGTGTAGACTTTGTCATCCTGATGAACTATTAAATCAACTGCGAGTGTCACAACTAGCAtttggaagaagaggaggaatagaataaaattgaattGAGTATTACAAGCATGTGGCATGTGCTGTTTTGTGAAACGTTTGTTTCAGTTGTAtgaatgtgtatgtgtctgtgtgccAGCATTTTGGGTCACAATGTGAAGTCTGTGACTTACTGTGAGTTCTGGTCAAAAACCTTGGAAAATTACCAATTGAATCAAACATCTTCTATTCCAGGTAAGACACCTGGAGCCAGAGTGAAAATGACTTTCCCAAGTTACATATGAGTCAGAAGTAGCCCTGGTCTCTTGATTCCTAATATCCTTTTCATTTGACGCTAATGATCAAAGTATGCTTGCATGTGGGTGTCAACTCTGCCCTGTGGTTTGCATACCACCTGGGCCGCTGACACTCAATTCCCTTCTGGAGCAGTTCCTCTGCTTCTGAGTCCACTGAATACCCCTCTCCTTTAGTACTCCCGCGACCTTACACCATATGGAATCAGTGGTTCTGTGGGCTGGGGCAGGTGAATGGGGAGACAAATAATCAGTGCCCAGGCTTGGATCATCCATGATTATTGGGTAGCTCAGAAGATGCAAAATTCTACAGCTCACTGCTCCGTGGAGCTGATGAGCCACATGAGAAATAGAATCACAGCCTCCCTGTGAAAAAGAGGGGGGTGCATGTGACGGCTCATATAGAGGGCATTCTCGGAAAGGAGACAGTCGGCTGGCAACTGTGGGCTTTAGGTAATTTTTGCCAGACTCTTGCATTCTGGCTGGTTTTCTTCAGCCAAAATAGCAGCATGTAGAAAGTGTTCTGTGCCTGTGTTGATATCGCAGGATTATGAAAGAGAATACTGTTCGGGGCTCAAAGTGCCTCTGGTTTTGACTTTGAGGAGAAAATTATCTACCTGaccaataaacaaacacatattgcatttgctatgtgccaagcactgttctgagCATATCACAAAtgtttactcatttaatcctcataatcaACCTCTAGACCTTAGAGGACTCTGCTAGCTGCAGTTGCAGGCAGAAGGTTGAGAAGTGTTGAAAGGTGTtagaataatttgtttttcttcctgattcaggAGGGTGAGTACTCTTAATAGAGTTTAGAACTATGTCATCGACAATGTGAATTAATCAACAGTCAAATCCAGGGAGAAAAGGTCAACTGCCTACTTTCTCTTGGCAGAAAGAATTGGGAGGATTGTTCTTGCAAAGATTCATCACTTCTTGATGCTTTCCAGAACTGGTGATGAATTTGCAAAGAGccatctactttttaaaaaatcaccctcGTATATTTGTAGCAGAGCTGCCTGGGTGCACGAGGTCTGCTTGTTCCTGAAACCACACACTCAGGCCCACGTAGAGAGGAAACCTGTGCCCTGGGCCTTGTGATCTAGTGCTTTGCATAGTGCTGCAAGAGGACCCTTAATAATTTGTTGAATTAGTTTATTACCACACTTCAAAAACTGAAAGTGACTTTGGAAGCTATATTTGGCTTTGATGATGAAAATTAATAGAAGTTTACTGAAATGTAAGAAGGGcaagagttttttttaaaggtgaatagGAAGTGAGTTTTTTTCCAAGTACTTACAATGTGCCCTTATGTTTTCtatgttaacatttaaatccCGCAATACTCTGATCGAATCTCCATTTCATACAGGAGGGAAgtaagttaaatgacttgctgaaAGTAAATAGGTGAGGGACAGAATTCAGAATATAGTCTGTCTGCAGAACCCATTACACTTTCCACATCATGCTGCAGCCAGagttttttttcatctgaaaaatgatgtGGCCCTAGCGGCATTCACTGACCATGGCAAAACTTTTAATTGATCTTTCCATGCCATAGCCTACCGATTATCCACGAAGAATAAGCAACAGTTAAAACCTGTTCTCTGTAATTAAGTCTTGGTTCCCTTAACAACTCCACCATGTAATTAAACTTATTTCTCGAACAGGCAGATATGGTTCACTAAAGAATCTGACAAGAGCCATTTAAATTATCCTTAGCTGCTTGCTCTGGGTTAACCATGGTCAAGTCTGGGCTTGGAACTGAAGTTTAGGAGGAATGTAGAGAATGCTGCTGGCCCAGAACTCACTAGTGCAGGAATTATAGGAGAGTCAAGGTGTTATTTCCTGCACAATCTGTGAAACTCATGACTTATCTCTGCTCATTGTTTTCCTCGATGAACATATCAGGTAAAAATACAGGTCGCTAAATAGTTATCCTTGGAGCAGCCTCTGTTGACTTGGGCAGCAAATCTCATATACCTATTAATCGCTTATCAGacatggaaaatgtttctttttgaaaGGTGGTCTCACACTTAACAATGTCTTGAAAAAAGATGTATTTGTCACCATCAGTCCACTGTGGCTGTGTTACGAAAAATTTGGTTGACACCACAAAGTTTAttgagtcctttttttttttttttttttttagttgggaTAAGATTTGGCTTAGCATAAGCCACTGAAAACAAGGATGACACTAAAGAGTTGAATTACAAGCTGTGTTGTAATGCAGAGTGAGACAGGGAACCCACAGACTTAATGTCTTCATAAGTCTAAAAAACTCTAGGTTTACAAACGcaagtcaaaataaaaaaaaaagttaaacaaaagtTGCTTTGAGTTAAAGATCATGAAATATAGAGAATAGGCAAGATCACTTAGGCTCAGATATCAAACAAAATGCCAAGATAAAACACCAGTGggttgtaaaacaaacaaaatccaaccCTTTTTCCCCTCCTCCATGGGTCAAAAAGCAGTTTAAGacaatccaaaaatattttctaaatttgaagtCCCCAAGAAGTTAAGGGTCCAAATGTCATATACAAAGTACTGCACACTTTCACGGTCTCACAATGGCTGCTCTGAGGGGACCATGCAATTAGTATCTGGGAAACAAAAACAGTACAATCTCTTAAGAGCTGGATGAGTACAGATGTTGAAGATTATGATCTCCTGGATGCAATGGAATTTATGCCAGGAGATTAAAGAGAATTACTTTATGACTTTCTCTACCTGTTTGCAATGTGTTCAGCTTATTATCTATATACAGTGTGATGCATGGTAATTACAATGCTGAAAATAATGTGTAACATGTGACCACTGTAGCTTAGTTTAAAAAGGAAGCATTTGTCGTATTTTAGTCTGCACATCTGGTTCTATCAGTTGCCACATGAATAATATAGGAATATATTACAGTGAAATATCAAAGTTTTATTTGCCAGGAAATAGAATACTTTCTTACCCTCTCCACCTTCCTGCATTTTCTATGTTGAACTCTGAACTTTCCAGCCCTACGGTTCATTTAAGTGAGCAGAAAGGGAATCTGCTCTTATCTGCGTTCAATTCTCTAAATTCTGTAGTCACAGCTGGGATGTGTTCGCATCCTTTGTTTTAAAAGCGCATCCCCAGGGAGAAACCCTAAAGCTTATTCTAAAACCAGGCAGGGCATCAGATACCTCAACCAGTTAAAACCACAGgaattaaattctaaattttaaattcccttttattgaaatataagttTGTTTAGTATATTTACACCGCActttatgcacatatatacatactaggcaaatttgtcaaataaaaaagtttttcttaatacaaaattaaaataaaaacaaagtaaagtgcatgaaactgattttttttttccttgaacatCGTCATTGTCAAAATTTTGGTCGgttgggagaggaagaaaaattcattatttgtgCACACAGCCAGTCCCGCATTTGTAGCCTTCAGGCCAAAATGACAAGCGGTAAAGAACAAGTCAGACGCAGTCAGGGTCTGCAGGACTCTCCAGGTTCTGAAGGTCCTGCGCTCTTTGTCCTATCCGGATCCGTTCCCCAGCTCTTAACAGTGATCTCACCATCACCAGCTGGAACAAAGGGAGAACACAGGAAGGGGGCTCCACCAGGCAATGTCACAGCCCTGCTCTGGGCCACAGCGCTGCGTTTGGTAGGAACTGCAGAATTAAGCTCACAGCTCAAATAGAAGTTTTCCTTTTTGGGAAAGGgactggggggaaggggaagggcaaGGAATGAGGTACAGCTCCCACAGAGACGGCCACCGGGGGGCCAAACTCCGGCAGCCAGTTTCTTCGGATCCAAACTCCCTGCTGGCACAGGGAAGAATCCTTTTATAGGCTGGGTGGAGGGGATGTTACACTTCTCGGCTCGGTGAGTTCTCCTCCCAGAACTTTGAAAGGAAACAGCATGGGACTGAAAGGGGCAGGTGGGTGAACCTTAAGTTTTTAGCCGCCTTCGCGCTCAGGCCCTTAGCTGGGCGTTGGCCGGCAGGTCCCAGGCGGTGGCAGAGGCGACAGCACTTCCCTCCATCCTCCATTCCCCAGCCGgggtctctctcttttcctgcgGGTGATGCTAAGTCTCCGCTCGGTGGCCGTACTTGGCTTTACAGTGCAAAATGTGCTTGGCGAGGAAGTCGAGGCGGCGCTGCAGTAGCTGAGCGTGGGGGTCGGCGAACGCTGCCAGCTCAGGGAAGCGAGGTTCGTGGTGCTGGTAGAGGCGCAGCAGCCGGGCGGCGGCGTCCTGGCCGCGGTGCAGCTCCAGGACGCGCCGCGCTGTCCGCTCTCGGAACACGCACACTGACTGCAGCAGTGGCTCATTATACTTGTCCCACATGCCCGCCACCCGGTAGCCGTGCACCAAGCCCGCCTCGTTGTCCAGAAAGACCAGCGCCCCGCCGGGGCCACGGTGCAGGTTGCTCGTGGCGCGCTGCATGACGCGCGGGTCCCACTGCAGGCTGAAGAGATTGCTGACAAGCCGGTCGAAGTTGGCCGTCAGGTAGTCGAAGAGGATCAAGTCGGTCCATTGCACCAGGTCCACCAGCTCCGCCTGGCTGCGGTTGGCCAGCTCGCCCCCGGCTGCGCGTAGCGGCCGCAGATGGCCGTCCTCCGAGCGCCAGGGCGCGGGCACCACCACGTCCGTGAGGTTGGGCAGCCAGCGCGTCAGGCTTACCACGCTGCCCTCCGTCCAGTGCGCCGAACGAAGCTCCTCCTGCACCTGCGCCCACTGCGCGCCCCGAGCTTCCACCCGGGCCAATGCCAACGGCGGCACGTGGCGCTGGAGGCCCAGCAGACGCGCCAGGTAGTAGGACAAGGCCTCGCCCTGTATCTGCTCCGGGTTGATGCCGTAGCGCACGCAGGCTCGGGTGCCGTCGGCGAAGCGCGCCAGCCGGTTGGAGCTGCGTCCGCAGCCCCCGCGCTCTAGGGCCACCACCTGGGCGCCGCGCGCCGCCTCCAGCCACGCCGCCGCCTGGGCCTCAGAGAAGCCCCGGGGCACGTGCTCTTCCAAGCCGCGGCTCCAGAAGACGCCCCCGTGCACCGCGGCGCTCTCGTCCGGCCAGGGCCGGCCGGCTGGCACGTGCCGCCTGCGCTCGCCCGGGGACCGCCGGGGCGGGCTGTCTGCGCCGGCCGCCAAGGTGAGCAGCGCCCGGAAAGTTTTCAGGGAGCCGCCGCGGGCGTCCCGCGCCAGGAGCGGGGGCTGAGGGAAGCGAGGCGCGGGCTTCGGGCTGCCGCCCCGGGCCGGGCGCCGCGGGAGTCGGTCTTCGGGCGGCCGGGAGGCGAGCAGCTCGGTCCGCGGCGGCAGGAGCCCGCCCCACAACGCCAGCAGCGAGCCCAGAGACAGCAGCCAGAGCCCGGCGCTGGCGGCGGCGACCCTCATCCTCCTGCCCATGCTTCCCCGGCCGCGCCGGTGCTGCCGCCGCTTCAAGCCGAGCCCGGGCGCCCGGGTCCCGGGGGCGAGGCGGGCCCGGCAGCTTGTTGGCTCCCGGGCTCCGGGCGCCTCAGCCCCATCGCGGCCGCGGGGCGCTGCGGGGCTCCGCCCGGCGCTGGGAACTCGCCTTGCCGCCGCTTCCCAGCTGCTTTTGTATTTCGCTGTGAGACCCTCCGGCGGGCGCGATTCACAGGCGTCCGGACCACGTGGGAGCGAGGGGgatccccctccccctcctccgccgctgctccccgccccccactcctccccctgctcttcctcttccccttaaAGCGGCGATGGCTCCTTCCAAGCGGGAGAGGCGGCCCCACGCTCGGTCCCGGACTTAGGGGCCGGAAGGAAGCCCAGCGGGGGGCACCCGCGCCGGGTCGTCGGAGGGGGCGGTACTGAGGTGGAATTGGGCGGGGTGGGAGGGACGCGCCCCCGGCCGTCGCGGGGTTGGGAGTGGTCGCCGGGTCCCTAGGCCAGGGCCGCGCCTGGCCTCCTGCAAACTTCGTGCTAAACCCGATCGTGTTCTGGGCGCCGCCTGGCGAAGATGAGGGCGGGTCTCTTTGCCTTCTCCGTTTCCGACGGTGTGATTCACCTCGCCTTGTGTAAATCCCTGGGAATCTCTCCGAGCCACAGAGGATGTGACTCCTGTCTGGTAGAGGAACCATCTGTAGCAAACAACTTTGAAGCGACACCCCCTTTCCCGAGAGCGCTCCTACCACTGGTCACTGAGGCTTGTGCACTTTGAAGTTGGTCCCTCCACCTTTCCCAAGGGACTGACAGGGAATTAAACCTCGCCTTGCAAGGAGAACACCCAGGCCAGCTCCCATTTATTcgttcatccattcaacaaagtGTCTGTCCTCGGTTCTGGTCTCAGAACAGTAAAATCCACAGATGCCGTTCCAGGTGCTGGTGGAGCTTATGTTCTAGGGGGACGTTCAGGTTGCTATGAGATCGTTATAACCCAGGATCCAACCTAGTGCGGGGGAGACAGGTGTCAGGGATGATTTCCCTAAAGAAATGTTACTATTTAGCCCACAAGGACCCCCGAGGCAAGGGGAAGggatgacgtttgctcaaaatcCCACAGTTATTTAGTGGAGAAACTAAAAGTCAAATTTGGGTCTCCTGGCAGCATGCCACTTGATTTTCCTTCCATCGAGAAAGTTCAATATTTTTATCAAGTTGCTAGCATTCTCATTTTTTCAAACTCACTGTCATTTAGCCAGTCACTTTATATGTGCCAAATGTgatttcaattcaacaaatgaagaaaaatcccCATACTATAGTTGACTTATTGCTGTAATAgtttaagggaaaaagaaatggttGCCGGAGGGGGTGGAGgagtaaaaaacaaacagcaaaacaaCAGACCTCCATTATCTTCCAGCCACCTTCGGGTTCAATCCACCAGGAAAGCTCTTGGATAAGAATCCGGCCCTCCACCTTCCCTCTTTGTACCAGAGTACGTCCCAATCCAAACCAAAATTCCCAGGGAAGACACATGATTGCGGGTCCGGGTGGAATCCACCTCCTGAATGGAGGAGTTTGAAATCTGTTTCcttacatttgtttcttttctctctttttatccccCACCACCTGCATATGAGGGTTTCAACTTTAGTAGCTCATCAGCTGGCATCGAATATATTTTATTCACCGAAGAATGAATGTTCTAGAGTTTATAGGGCAGACACCCTAATGTCTGTGGCTGAACGAGGCATCAGAACACATTGAGGGCCTTCCAGCACTGACCCAGTAAAGCCTCAAGTGTTTCCATATTGGTTGAAGCGTGGGATCTTGGTTGCATCTGTTCTGTACCGCTTGGTGGCTGGATCATGCCTTTTTATAGCTCTTATCTGATGAGATTACTATGGCTCCCATATGGACACATCAAAACATATTAACTCATTGAAAGGtactgtcttctctcttcctgctcAGTGCAAGCTCCTTACTCCCAACTTTCCCTAGAGGGCAGGAACTATGTCCTAtcaacttttatttctcttaacacTTAACATGATATATTACACtaaataggtgctcagtaaattgaatttaatttttttgtctttgggtTTAActtatgagaatttttttttttttaatgcatttctttcAGCTTGGATAAACTGTAAGCAAGATCTCCACCTTGTGGGCATAAGTAGAATATCATCTAACTGGAGAACTGGATACCTTTTTAATGGCACAATTAATTGTTTAAGTTAAATTCTGAGCTTACGCTGTGGCTACCATGGTCCACACCATGATCTAGGTGCTATGGGGAAATCCAGAGTGGTCGGTGTCTCTGTCTTTTTAGCTATTAACAAAAGCTAGACATCACCACAAGAGATCGTTTATCGTGTACATCATCATGAGGAGCCTGTCTTGTCTATTGTTTTATGGCTGCCTGGTACACTGCCTGGCACTTAGTGGGTGTTCATGAACAATTTGCTGAATAAATCTTTGGAATGTTAAGAGTTGAAGCTCTGCAAGTAGCATAtatcaactctttttttttttttaaaccttactACAAAAGGATACAGAAtaagaacattcattcattttaaaagaaaaaaatattggtgaAGCCTCCGCTTAATGTAGGCGGAAGCACATGCTATTCAGTCTGGGAGGGCTGGCCTCAACTCCCAGATATCCCAACTCCCAGAATCTTCCAGTCATATTACTGGTCATGACAGAGAAACTGAGTCTTAAAGAAGTCAGCTAAGATTTTACACCTCAGCAGACAGACTGACTTAATCGTAGCCCTTCGCCTGTAGCCGTAGGACTAAATGCACCATGTATCAGAACAGGATGTGCTAATAGAAACTTGAACAAGTTCATTGAAATGCAGAATTACAGGAAACCTAAGGagccaaaccaaaccaaaaccaaaaaaacacactcaaaaaaCCAAACTCAAAATGGAATGCAGTTTTAGAATGGTAGTagattattttacagtttttaaaaacactcctTTGTTTACTTGTAAGATGAAAACACTCCTGTTCTCCTTTACTTCCTGAACTGGGACATCCCACCACAGACTCATAGTCGAGCCACTGTGGCTCGTGGGGATAGCACAGCTCGTCACAGTGTGTAACCTTGGTGCCatctgcccctctggcagctgcTTGGTGAGGAGGGAAGGTGCTGCTCGTGCATCACTACACTGGCACCTAGTTTCACCTTGGAAACTTTCTTACTGTAATTCCTCAGTGCATCTCCCTGAGCCTCGACTTCCAATTGCTTCAAACTTTTCCACAGTCCCGTCTGAAAAATGATCTGGTTCATATAACAGTGCCTCCTGGGGAAGAAAGTAGGTGGAGTTGAGAGTTGGGAGCAGGGTAGCAAGCAGGCTCTGAgttggaacattttccaagtctGGCATTTCCACTTTCTGGCTGTTTCTGGCTAGTTGTTTCCCTCCGATGAGTGTCGGTTTCCGCATCTGAGAAATGAGGATAGTAAATCTTACCTGCTTCACACTGTTGTTATAAAATTCTGGTGAGATATTAATAATCACCACAGCAACATTAGCagcaaacacttactgagtgcttatgATGGGCTTGGCCC from Rhinolophus ferrumequinum isolate MPI-CBG mRhiFer1 chromosome 11, mRhiFer1_v1.p, whole genome shotgun sequence encodes the following:
- the FJX1 gene encoding four-jointed box protein 1, yielding MGRRMRVAAASAGLWLLSLGSLLALWGGLLPPRTELLASRPPEDRLPRRPARGGSPKPAPRFPQPPLLARDARGGSLKTFRALLTLAAGADSPPRRSPGERRRHVPAGRPWPDESAAVHGGVFWSRGLEEHVPRGFSEAQAAAWLEAARGAQVVALERGGCGRSSNRLARFADGTRACVRYGINPEQIQGEALSYYLARLLGLQRHVPPLALARVEARGAQWAQVQEELRSAHWTEGSVVSLTRWLPNLTDVVVPAPWRSEDGHLRPLRAAGGELANRSQAELVDLVQWTDLILFDYLTANFDRLVSNLFSLQWDPRVMQRATSNLHRGPGGALVFLDNEAGLVHGYRVAGMWDKYNEPLLQSVCVFRERTARRVLELHRGQDAAARLLRLYQHHEPRFPELAAFADPHAQLLQRRLDFLAKHILHCKAKYGHRAET